In one window of Maribacter sp. BPC-D8 DNA:
- a CDS encoding glycosyltransferase family 4 protein gives MRQNNSNTIEKQLIKPSILFIMHLPPPIHGAAVVGKMIKDSELINGPIKATYINLSTSNTLEEIGHKIWSSTLWFLSIVFKIIKHLIFNKTDLCYITLNAKGLGFYKDFIIVIFLKLFRKKILFHFHNKGVSEYENRRIDRFLYKICFKNTKSILLTPLLYHDLASFVDEKDVFYCPNGIPEIYSNNIPTKFKNNQPCTFLWLSNMMINKGVVTQLKSCRILKEKGVDFKFHFVGAWSDFTEDMFNETVKEFDLEGMVFAHGKKYNEDKIDFFLNADVFVFPTYNDTFGLVILEAMQASLPVITTFEGGIPDVVEDGVTAFLVPKKNEEDLAKKMELLANNPELRQQMGNAGRVRYDKNFTLEVFEKRFSKILKSANK, from the coding sequence ATGCGACAGAATAATTCTAATACTATCGAGAAACAGTTAATAAAGCCTTCGATACTTTTTATTATGCATTTACCACCGCCTATACACGGTGCGGCTGTTGTTGGTAAAATGATAAAAGATAGTGAATTGATTAATGGTCCGATAAAAGCAACATATATAAACTTATCAACTTCAAACACTTTAGAAGAAATAGGGCACAAGATATGGTCGTCGACTTTGTGGTTCTTAAGTATTGTTTTTAAGATAATTAAACATCTTATTTTTAATAAGACGGACTTATGTTATATAACATTAAACGCTAAAGGACTGGGTTTCTATAAAGATTTTATCATTGTTATTTTTCTAAAGTTATTTAGAAAAAAAATTCTCTTCCATTTTCATAACAAGGGGGTAAGTGAATATGAAAATCGCCGAATTGACAGGTTTTTATATAAAATATGTTTTAAAAACACAAAAAGCATTTTGTTAACACCTTTGTTGTATCATGATTTGGCTTCTTTTGTAGATGAGAAAGATGTTTTCTATTGCCCAAATGGTATCCCTGAAATTTATAGTAATAATATACCTACAAAGTTTAAGAATAACCAACCGTGTACATTTCTTTGGTTATCTAATATGATGATTAATAAAGGTGTCGTAACCCAATTAAAATCTTGTCGTATATTAAAGGAAAAAGGAGTTGATTTTAAGTTTCATTTTGTAGGTGCCTGGTCAGATTTTACAGAAGATATGTTTAATGAAACTGTTAAAGAATTTGATTTAGAAGGAATGGTGTTCGCTCACGGTAAAAAATATAATGAAGATAAAATAGATTTTTTCTTGAATGCAGATGTTTTTGTATTTCCGACCTATAATGACACCTTCGGTTTGGTTATTCTAGAAGCTATGCAAGCAAGTTTGCCAGTTATCACCACTTTTGAAGGTGGTATACCAGATGTAGTTGAAGATGGAGTAACAGCTTTTTTAGTTCCAAAAAAGAATGAAGAGGATTTAGCGAAAAAAATGGAATTATTAGCAAATAATCCAGAATTACGTCAACAAATGGGTAATGCTGGTAGAGTGAGGTATGATAAAAATTTCACACTTGAGGTTTTTGAAAAGAGATTTTCAAAAATTTTAAAAAGTGCAAATAAATAG
- a CDS encoding GumC family protein has protein sequence MKNAPVELEFDSENKELTFKNLLKRYINFWPWFLVSFILCLSLAFLYLRYANVIYYSFAKIKITDETKELNVSADALSMLGSNSKINIDNETEVLKSFRILSQVVNELNLDVLYFKKGHLKNNRSSEPAFSIIKDISEDSLKRPVLFNIHIDTDEIEVTNDDDFKRHISFSNLDSALVGLPFRIKLSSGLNYEDFENTTYRVELHSKKETVLSLARDLQVARTSKDSDIIELALKGQNPELSEAILNTVIAKFNQDGILDRQQISRRTIDFIDERFLYLSTELDSIEGGKQDFKQENNLSYIEADAEVSLDRKSETENNVANLETQISLSALLKRSVINQGAFELLPVDVGLENSGLNNIVSRYNDLVLQRNKLKENVGEQHPSLMTISAQLDNAKVNVIKTLDIYDTQLRTSLKQLNLEQSRVNSVFARLPEKEKKLRSIERQQSIKENLFLLLLQKREEAAINLAVTEPSIKVVDYGLTNSIPVSPNKIILLGVSGLLGLFLPFAFLYVRFAIDSKIRNRQDIKYVLPNIPFLVEIPHFKVEKLFNGINDRSPLAESYRILATNINYLLPREKNISSNVIYVTSAVSGEGKSLLSYNLSVAYASVNKKVLLVGADLRNPELHNYLGMNINSVGLTDYLLDAKMNWKDYIHSGVQKTTNHHVLLSGSIPPNAPQLLSSDAFADFITDAKKVFDIIIVDTAPIIPVTDTLLISNFADVTLFVTRAGFTEKEILQEAVELNRNGKLKNMAFVLNDVKFDLRKNYNYNYSGTSKN, from the coding sequence ATGAAAAATGCTCCCGTTGAACTAGAATTTGATTCAGAAAATAAGGAATTGACATTTAAAAATTTACTTAAAAGATATATTAATTTTTGGCCTTGGTTTTTGGTAAGCTTTATACTTTGCTTGTCGTTAGCTTTTTTATATCTACGTTATGCCAACGTAATTTATTATTCTTTTGCGAAAATTAAAATCACAGATGAAACTAAAGAACTTAATGTTTCGGCAGATGCATTGTCTATGCTTGGTAGTAATTCTAAAATAAATATTGACAATGAAACTGAAGTACTGAAATCATTTAGAATTCTTAGTCAAGTTGTAAATGAGTTAAATTTAGATGTTCTTTATTTTAAAAAAGGACATCTTAAAAATAATCGAAGCTCGGAACCTGCCTTTAGTATAATTAAGGATATTTCTGAAGACAGTTTAAAAAGACCAGTGTTGTTTAATATTCATATTGATACTGATGAAATAGAGGTAACAAATGATGATGATTTTAAACGGCACATTTCTTTTTCTAACTTAGATTCTGCATTAGTTGGACTGCCATTTCGTATAAAGTTATCTTCTGGTTTGAACTATGAAGATTTTGAAAATACCACGTATAGGGTAGAACTGCATTCTAAAAAAGAAACTGTTTTAAGTTTAGCTAGAGATTTACAAGTGGCAAGAACTTCAAAGGATAGTGATATTATTGAATTAGCCTTAAAAGGGCAAAATCCAGAACTTTCTGAAGCAATTTTAAATACTGTAATAGCTAAGTTTAATCAAGATGGTATTTTAGATCGTCAACAAATATCACGCAGAACAATTGACTTTATAGATGAACGATTTTTATACCTCTCGACTGAATTGGACTCTATTGAAGGTGGGAAACAAGATTTTAAACAGGAGAATAATTTATCTTATATAGAGGCGGATGCTGAAGTATCTTTAGACCGGAAATCCGAAACTGAAAACAATGTAGCTAATTTGGAAACTCAAATTTCACTTTCAGCGCTATTAAAAAGATCTGTTATAAACCAAGGAGCATTTGAGTTATTGCCCGTGGATGTAGGTTTGGAAAATTCTGGTCTTAATAATATTGTAAGTCGATATAATGATTTAGTACTTCAAAGAAATAAATTAAAAGAAAATGTAGGTGAGCAACATCCCAGTCTTATGACTATATCCGCACAATTAGACAACGCTAAGGTGAATGTTATAAAAACTTTAGATATTTATGATACTCAATTACGAACTTCATTAAAGCAACTGAATCTAGAACAAAGTAGGGTAAATAGTGTTTTTGCTCGATTACCAGAAAAAGAGAAAAAACTTCGTTCTATTGAGCGTCAGCAAAGTATTAAAGAAAACCTTTTTCTATTGCTATTACAAAAACGGGAGGAAGCAGCTATAAATTTAGCAGTTACCGAACCTTCCATAAAAGTTGTAGATTATGGATTAACAAATAGTATTCCTGTTTCGCCAAATAAAATCATACTACTAGGGGTTTCCGGCTTGTTAGGTTTGTTTTTGCCTTTTGCCTTTTTATATGTGCGATTTGCTATTGATAGTAAAATTCGTAACCGACAGGATATTAAATATGTATTACCTAATATTCCTTTTTTAGTTGAAATACCACATTTTAAAGTAGAAAAATTATTTAATGGAATAAACGATCGTTCTCCTTTGGCTGAGTCTTATCGTATTTTGGCAACAAATATTAATTATTTGTTGCCAAGGGAAAAAAATATATCAAGTAATGTCATCTATGTGACTTCCGCCGTTTCAGGAGAAGGTAAAAGTCTTTTATCTTATAACCTTTCTGTAGCATATGCTAGTGTTAATAAAAAGGTGTTATTGGTTGGTGCAGATTTACGAAACCCTGAACTACATAATTATTTAGGAATGAACATTAATTCAGTTGGTCTTACTGATTATTTATTGGACGCTAAAATGAATTGGAAAGATTATATACACTCTGGTGTGCAAAAGACCACTAATCATCATGTTTTATTAAGTGGAAGTATCCCTCCAAATGCTCCTCAATTATTATCTAGTGATGCTTTTGCAGATTTTATAACAGATGCCAAAAAAGTTTTTGATATAATAATTGTTGACACAGCTCCTATTATTCCTGTAACTGATACTTTGCTAATATCGAATTTTGCAGATGTAACCTTGTTTGTTACACGAGCAGGATTTACTGAAAAAGAAATTTTGCAAGAGGCAGTAGAACTTAATAGAAATGGAAAACTTAAGAATATGGCTTTTGTACTAAATGATGTCAAATTCGATTTGCGAAAAAATTATAATTATAATTATTCTGGAACATCTAAAAATTAA